The following proteins are encoded in a genomic region of Balneola vulgaris DSM 17893:
- a CDS encoding DinB family protein, whose product MSLWDNEYPASSEYAHFYANYVSLVPKKNIIHTLNEQMHEVYTLMNAIRGDKALVAYDKGKWTLKQLLGHMIETERMFAFRALSFSRGDQSKLPGMDQDDWMKHSNYNERTIANLCNEYLAVRTSTIHLFDNMTPEMINREGIASDVPFTVRAIAFIIAGHERHHLQVVHDKYLPDN is encoded by the coding sequence ATGAGTTTATGGGACAATGAATATCCAGCTAGCAGTGAATACGCGCATTTTTATGCCAATTATGTAAGTCTAGTACCTAAAAAGAATATCATCCACACATTGAATGAGCAAATGCATGAAGTGTATACCTTGATGAATGCGATCCGAGGGGATAAAGCTTTAGTTGCCTATGACAAAGGAAAATGGACGCTCAAACAGCTGCTGGGCCATATGATTGAAACTGAACGCATGTTTGCATTTAGAGCGCTTTCCTTTAGTAGAGGCGATCAATCAAAACTACCGGGCATGGATCAAGATGATTGGATGAAGCACAGTAACTACAACGAAAGAACTATTGCCAATCTTTGTAACGAATATTTAGCCGTTCGGACTTCAACCATCCATTTATTCGATAACATGACTCCAGAAATGATTAACCGAGAAGGTATTGCAAGTGATGTACCATTTACGGTTCGCGCTATAGCCTTTATCATTGCGGGCCATGAACGGCACCACCTTCAAGTGGTTCACGACAAATACTTACCCGATAACTAG
- a CDS encoding M16 family metallopeptidase, which translates to MKRLFITAIALLITGTVSAQKRYDEIKYPELNKFEKAKVEELKLDNGITFYLVEDKELPLIRVSAVVRTGSLLDPTGKEGLASMVGELMREGGSKNYPADQLNILLEDKAAFMSTSIGMGSGSASMNILKEDFDELLPVFVDLIQNPLFPEEKIELSKTQRKSGISRRNDDQATIANREFRNLIYGEDSPLTRQSEYATIDAISRDDLIAFHKEAFVGNNLTFGVIGDFDTKDMKRKLKEAFGSLTPGSKTNLVYPDVNYSYPSTVNLVDKSDVNQSYILVGHIGGLRENPDYAKLQMMNQILGGGFAGRLFQTVRTDLGLAYAVGGGYGSSINYPGTFSLFVMTKSSTTAEAIDALLAEVKKLQQAPVSQKELDDARDRFLNSLVFRYDSKSKILNERINNTYNGLSEDAFDKFVEDLKKVTIADIQEVANQYIKPDQVQILVVGNADEIGDQLQKYGNVNEVDISIEQPKSDKAVVSGDAVAGKQWLNKMADAIIAPGTTFSTIKSVSTLTQVTPMGEMEMKNTSTISYVDYSMSSQLETPQGNIEMELKDGKGVMRMMGQEQPLPSAMTNPMMAEIKNSYINIALNMDDFNAEFLGTETIEGKEYAALKIMGTTETIFYLDSQTALPAYSKVSTFNPQMGKEVESLTKYSDWKVNNGVAYAYAHETKVDGTVASKVSIESVETN; encoded by the coding sequence ATGAAACGATTATTTATTACGGCCATAGCGCTCCTGATTACAGGAACGGTATCTGCCCAAAAACGATATGACGAAATAAAGTACCCTGAGCTTAACAAATTTGAAAAAGCAAAGGTTGAAGAGCTTAAACTAGATAATGGAATCACTTTCTATTTAGTTGAAGACAAAGAATTACCACTCATTCGCGTGAGTGCTGTTGTTCGTACAGGAAGTTTACTAGACCCAACTGGTAAAGAAGGCCTAGCAAGTATGGTGGGTGAACTTATGCGTGAAGGTGGATCTAAAAATTACCCTGCAGACCAACTGAATATACTATTGGAAGACAAAGCTGCTTTCATGAGCACTTCTATTGGTATGGGCTCTGGCAGTGCTTCGATGAATATTCTCAAAGAAGACTTCGATGAGCTCTTACCGGTATTCGTTGATCTGATTCAAAATCCGCTCTTCCCGGAAGAAAAAATTGAGCTTTCAAAAACACAACGTAAAAGTGGCATCTCTAGACGTAATGATGATCAAGCAACTATTGCGAACCGTGAGTTCAGAAACTTAATTTATGGTGAAGACTCCCCTCTTACGCGTCAATCTGAGTACGCTACAATTGATGCCATTAGCAGAGATGATTTAATCGCTTTTCATAAAGAGGCATTTGTTGGTAACAATCTCACCTTTGGTGTAATTGGTGATTTTGACACTAAAGACATGAAGCGAAAACTCAAAGAAGCTTTTGGAAGTCTAACCCCTGGTAGCAAAACAAATCTTGTATATCCTGATGTGAACTACAGTTACCCAAGCACTGTAAACTTGGTTGATAAATCAGATGTGAATCAGAGTTACATCCTTGTGGGACACATTGGTGGACTGCGTGAGAATCCTGATTATGCTAAACTACAGATGATGAACCAGATACTTGGTGGTGGCTTCGCTGGGCGTTTATTCCAGACTGTACGTACCGATTTAGGCTTAGCCTACGCTGTTGGTGGCGGATATGGAAGTAGTATTAATTACCCTGGTACTTTTTCGCTATTTGTTATGACCAAAAGCTCCACAACAGCTGAAGCTATTGACGCATTATTAGCAGAAGTGAAAAAACTTCAACAAGCACCCGTATCCCAAAAAGAACTGGATGATGCTCGTGATAGATTTTTAAACTCACTTGTTTTCCGATATGATAGCAAGAGTAAAATCTTAAATGAACGTATCAATAACACCTATAATGGTTTATCAGAAGATGCTTTCGATAAGTTTGTGGAAGATTTAAAGAAAGTGACCATTGCTGATATTCAAGAAGTAGCTAACCAATATATCAAGCCTGATCAGGTACAAATTTTGGTAGTTGGTAATGCGGATGAAATTGGTGATCAACTACAGAAATATGGAAATGTTAATGAAGTTGACATTTCAATTGAGCAGCCAAAATCTGATAAAGCAGTAGTTAGTGGCGATGCCGTAGCTGGCAAGCAATGGTTAAATAAAATGGCGGATGCTATTATTGCACCGGGAACCACCTTTAGTACCATTAAAAGTGTGAGTACACTTACTCAAGTAACACCAATGGGTGAGATGGAAATGAAAAATACTTCAACCATCTCTTATGTGGATTACAGCATGAGCTCTCAATTAGAAACGCCACAAGGTAATATTGAAATGGAGCTTAAAGATGGAAAAGGCGTGATGCGTATGATGGGGCAAGAACAACCATTACCTTCTGCTATGACGAATCCAATGATGGCTGAAATTAAAAATAGCTATATCAATATTGCATTGAATATGGATGATTTTAATGCTGAATTTTTAGGAACCGAAACCATCGAAGGTAAGGAGTATGCGGCTCTTAAAATCATGGGCACAACGGAAACCATCTTTTATTTGGATTCCCAAACAGCACTCCCTGCCTATTCAAAAGTGTCTACTTTTAATCCTCAAATGGGTAAAGAAGTGGAATCACTTACCAAATATTCCGATTGGAAAGTGAACAATGGTGTTGCCTATGCATATGCGCACGAAACAAAAGTTGATGGAACTGTGGCATCAAAAGTGAGCATTGAATCGGTAGAAACCAACTAA
- a CDS encoding glycosyltransferase family protein, translating to MRILYGIQGTGHGHISRAQVIIPLLRKVAEVDVLISGYNFNLKVDGEVTFQRRGISLSYDNKGAIDILETAKKLKPVKFMYDVQTTPVKEYDLVVSDFEPVTAWAAQLAKMPCLALSHQAAFLSPNSPRPLNRSMMAEGVMKHFAPCTSAIGTHYRRYDEFIEPPILRPSIQKLNPTLGSHVTVYLPAFDHETLITFFSQLKEVSWEVFSPTCESRFVKGNVTVNPVGNESFLKSFESALGLVCSAGFEAPSEAMYLGKKLLVIPIKNQYEQVCNATALEELGASAIYDVSPYFVDQLRLWLKKGEVIKLPEICDTEALIPKILAAVQERESVII from the coding sequence ATGCGCATACTATACGGAATTCAAGGAACCGGTCACGGTCATATCAGTAGAGCTCAAGTTATAATACCACTATTGCGCAAAGTAGCTGAAGTGGATGTTCTAATTAGTGGATATAACTTCAATTTGAAAGTGGATGGGGAAGTGACCTTTCAACGAAGAGGGATTAGCCTAAGTTATGACAATAAAGGTGCTATTGATATACTAGAAACGGCAAAAAAATTAAAGCCGGTCAAATTCATGTACGATGTGCAAACTACCCCTGTAAAAGAATATGATTTAGTAGTTAGCGATTTTGAACCGGTTACAGCGTGGGCAGCTCAACTAGCTAAAATGCCTTGTTTAGCATTAAGTCATCAAGCGGCATTTTTAAGTCCAAACTCACCTCGGCCTTTAAATAGATCTATGATGGCTGAAGGGGTTATGAAGCACTTCGCACCTTGTACATCAGCCATTGGTACTCATTACCGTAGATATGATGAGTTTATAGAGCCCCCAATATTGCGACCATCCATTCAAAAACTCAATCCAACTCTTGGATCACATGTTACGGTGTATTTGCCAGCGTTTGACCATGAAACACTCATAACATTCTTTAGTCAACTTAAGGAGGTTAGTTGGGAAGTATTCTCACCGACTTGTGAATCCCGTTTTGTAAAAGGCAATGTGACGGTAAATCCTGTTGGGAATGAGTCGTTTCTAAAAAGCTTTGAAAGTGCTTTGGGGCTAGTATGTTCAGCTGGCTTTGAGGCACCTTCTGAGGCTATGTACTTAGGTAAAAAATTGCTGGTAATCCCTATCAAGAATCAATACGAGCAAGTTTGTAATGCCACGGCATTGGAAGAACTGGGTGCAAGTGCCATCTATGATGTATCCCCATATTTTGTGGATCAACTAAGGCTTTGGTTAAAGAAAGGAGAGGTTATAAAACTCCCAGAAATTTGTGATACGGAAGCATTGATTCCAAAAATATTAGCAGCGGTCCAGGAAAGGGAAAGTGTAATTATCTAG
- a CDS encoding YeeE/YedE family protein, with amino-acid sequence MIELIQQPIAWYIAGPLIGLLLPFLLYIGNKTFGVSSSFRHVCASVIPSAKKIDYFNYDWKKAGSWNLKFVLGIIIGGVLAQLTTPEGYSVDISSSTVSVLNSWGISDFQGLVPVELFSWGNVFTVPGLILLLLGGLLVGFGARYAGGCTSGHAITGLATLQKASLIAVIGFFIGGLITAHFILPNLLGGL; translated from the coding sequence ATGATTGAACTCATACAACAACCCATTGCATGGTATATAGCAGGCCCTCTGATCGGGTTACTATTACCATTTTTATTATACATAGGTAATAAAACATTCGGTGTATCATCAAGCTTTCGCCATGTATGTGCATCCGTAATACCGTCGGCTAAAAAGATTGACTACTTCAATTATGATTGGAAGAAAGCAGGAAGTTGGAATCTAAAATTCGTTCTTGGAATCATCATTGGTGGTGTTTTAGCCCAATTAACTACACCAGAAGGGTATTCAGTAGATATATCTTCTAGTACTGTAAGCGTATTAAATAGCTGGGGCATAAGTGATTTTCAAGGATTAGTGCCTGTTGAGCTATTTAGTTGGGGAAATGTATTTACTGTTCCTGGTTTAATATTGCTCTTGTTAGGTGGTTTATTGGTTGGCTTTGGTGCTCGCTATGCGGGTGGATGTACCTCAGGGCACGCAATAACAGGATTGGCCACTTTACAGAAAGCATCACTCATTGCTGTAATTGGTTTCTTTATAGGTGGTTTGATAACCGCGCACTTTATACTACCGAACTTATTAGGAGGACTTTAA
- a CDS encoding YdeI/OmpD-associated family protein, translating into MNTNVDDYFVVGCGRCSLGGTPECKIHTWVNELSLLRKWILECGLTETCKWGVPCYTHNGKNVLMISAFKEYCTLSFFKGALIPNPNGLLTKPGERTQAGRILKITEIEFLKILESEVKAFIQSAIQIEEEGREVPKTKEPEPYPEELLERMNDDPNFKNAFEALTPGRQRGYLIYFTQAKQAKTRFARIDKCTPMILKGVGLHDKYQSGKKKN; encoded by the coding sequence ATGAATACAAATGTTGATGATTACTTCGTAGTTGGTTGTGGTCGTTGCTCTCTAGGAGGCACACCTGAATGTAAAATTCATACCTGGGTGAATGAACTTAGCCTGCTACGAAAATGGATTTTAGAATGTGGGTTAACCGAAACGTGCAAATGGGGAGTGCCCTGCTACACCCATAACGGCAAAAATGTATTGATGATCAGTGCCTTTAAAGAATATTGCACACTTAGCTTTTTCAAAGGTGCCCTTATCCCAAACCCAAATGGCTTACTTACTAAACCGGGGGAAAGAACTCAGGCTGGACGAATACTGAAAATCACTGAAATTGAATTTCTAAAGATTTTGGAATCTGAAGTAAAGGCATTCATTCAGTCCGCTATTCAAATCGAGGAAGAGGGTAGAGAAGTTCCGAAAACAAAAGAACCTGAGCCATATCCTGAAGAGCTTTTAGAGCGGATGAATGACGACCCAAATTTTAAAAATGCTTTTGAAGCGCTTACTCCTGGTCGCCAAAGAGGATATCTGATTTATTTCACACAAGCTAAACAAGCAAAAACACGCTTTGCAAGAATTGATAAATGCACCCCTATGATCTTAAAAGGGGTAGGGTTGCACGACAAATATCAGTCGGGTAAAAAGAAAAACTAG
- a CDS encoding DUF2200 domain-containing protein, translated as MSTTPEHDARVAKLTFASVYPHYVTKVERKGRSEQELLTVIEWLTGFDEAKVQELIEKNVTFETFFERATLNEHAPLIKGVICGYRIEEIDTPLTRQARYLDKLVDELARGKKMEKILRKPA; from the coding sequence ATGAGTACTACGCCTGAACATGATGCGAGAGTGGCCAAACTGACATTTGCTTCCGTATATCCTCACTATGTTACCAAAGTAGAAAGGAAAGGGCGTTCTGAGCAGGAACTGTTAACTGTTATTGAGTGGCTAACTGGTTTCGATGAAGCAAAAGTACAGGAGCTAATCGAAAAAAATGTAACATTTGAGACCTTTTTTGAAAGAGCTACTTTAAATGAACATGCACCCTTAATTAAAGGGGTAATTTGTGGGTATAGGATAGAAGAAATTGATACTCCTTTAACTCGACAAGCTCGGTATCTAGATAAATTAGTAGACGAGTTGGCACGCGGGAAAAAAATGGAGAAAATTCTTAGAAAACCTGCATAG
- a CDS encoding M16 family metallopeptidase, giving the protein MRVNYATIRMGLACIILALTALPTQAQNLEEFEKKVTEFTLDNGLHFIIIERHEAPVASFYTHVNVGGVDEPVGNTGIAHIFEHMAFKGTKYIGTNNWEEEKEVIDAMDQAYKAWLYEKFSPNSNDEKLAELWAKFEEYQEKAKTYVVNNEFSQIIQNNGGTGLNASTGADLTNYFYSLPSNKAELWFNLEADRFKNPTYREFYVEKEVVREERRMRTDSNPIGKLVEEFLAVAYTAHPYGRPVVGWDSDITATTIEDARDFYDKYYVPSNITIAIAGDVDPKRMKKLAETYFADFRGKGVQAPPVTTVEPPQRGERRFTIEGNSQPVMLIGYHGVSDTHEDFEALNLLGSIVSSGRTSVLYKKLVEEEKLALQVSAFNGFPGTRYGSLFLTLAIPNQGIELDTLETRIYEELEIIKGGSITQEELDRARTNIRAGIIRGLANNTGLALNFASTYMTKGDWRDVFKQLERYDAVTLEDLSRVANKYLVKEARTVGATVKADS; this is encoded by the coding sequence ATGAGAGTAAACTACGCTACCATAAGAATGGGGTTAGCTTGTATAATACTAGCGCTCACTGCTCTTCCAACACAGGCACAAAACCTTGAAGAGTTTGAAAAGAAAGTCACTGAGTTCACACTCGATAATGGCTTGCACTTCATCATCATTGAACGACATGAAGCTCCTGTTGCCAGTTTCTACACCCACGTTAATGTTGGGGGAGTAGACGAACCTGTTGGCAATACAGGCATCGCTCACATATTCGAGCATATGGCCTTTAAAGGCACAAAATATATCGGTACCAATAACTGGGAAGAAGAAAAAGAAGTTATCGATGCTATGGATCAAGCTTACAAAGCTTGGCTATATGAAAAGTTTAGTCCTAATAGTAACGATGAAAAACTTGCTGAACTATGGGCTAAATTTGAAGAATACCAAGAAAAAGCAAAAACCTATGTAGTGAATAATGAGTTCTCACAAATTATTCAGAACAATGGGGGAACGGGATTAAACGCATCAACAGGTGCAGATTTAACCAATTATTTTTATAGCCTACCTTCTAATAAAGCGGAATTATGGTTCAATTTAGAAGCAGACCGTTTCAAGAATCCAACTTATCGTGAATTTTATGTGGAAAAGGAAGTGGTTCGTGAAGAACGAAGAATGCGTACAGATTCGAACCCTATTGGAAAGCTTGTTGAAGAGTTCTTAGCTGTGGCCTATACCGCACATCCTTATGGAAGACCTGTAGTAGGCTGGGACTCTGATATTACCGCTACAACTATCGAAGATGCGCGTGATTTTTACGACAAATACTATGTACCAAGCAACATCACCATAGCTATTGCTGGCGACGTAGATCCGAAAAGAATGAAGAAATTAGCTGAAACCTATTTTGCTGATTTTAGAGGAAAGGGAGTACAAGCGCCACCGGTAACAACGGTAGAACCTCCTCAACGTGGTGAACGCAGATTCACTATTGAAGGTAATTCTCAGCCGGTTATGCTGATTGGATATCATGGTGTATCCGATACTCACGAAGACTTCGAAGCACTGAACTTATTGGGGAGCATTGTATCCTCTGGACGAACTTCAGTACTCTACAAAAAACTAGTAGAAGAAGAGAAGCTCGCTTTACAAGTATCAGCGTTTAATGGATTTCCTGGAACAAGATACGGCTCATTATTTCTGACTTTAGCTATTCCAAATCAAGGTATTGAGTTAGACACCTTAGAAACACGAATCTATGAAGAACTAGAAATCATCAAAGGTGGTTCTATTACCCAAGAAGAACTTGATCGTGCCAGAACGAATATCAGAGCAGGAATTATACGTGGTTTAGCAAACAACACTGGATTAGCGCTGAACTTTGCATCTACATACATGACTAAAGGCGACTGGCGAGATGTATTTAAACAACTCGAGAGATATGACGCTGTTACCCTTGAAGACCTTTCAAGAGTAGCAAATAAATACCTGGTTAAAGAAGCTCGCACTGTGGGAGCTACTGTAAAAGCTGACTCCTAA
- a CDS encoding OsmC family protein codes for MTKEDAPKIVHVHLPQNEAFKTTLTAGKHQIISDEPTSVPEGQNLGPDPYDLLLMSLGTCTAMTMKMYARRKKWPVEDIYIEMRHHKNHAKDCTECEDPSSKIDTIEKEIIIKGDLSVQQLDSLMEISKKCPVHRTLLSDISIESTLAEQ; via the coding sequence ATGACTAAAGAAGACGCACCCAAAATTGTACATGTTCATCTTCCTCAAAATGAAGCCTTCAAAACCACGCTTACGGCTGGAAAACACCAGATAATCTCGGATGAACCTACTTCTGTTCCTGAAGGACAAAATCTAGGCCCTGACCCTTACGACTTACTTTTGATGAGCTTAGGTACTTGTACGGCTATGACCATGAAGATGTATGCGAGAAGGAAGAAATGGCCTGTGGAAGATATCTACATTGAAATGCGACATCATAAAAATCATGCTAAGGATTGCACCGAATGTGAAGACCCTAGTTCAAAGATTGATACCATTGAGAAAGAAATTATTATTAAAGGCGATTTATCAGTGCAGCAATTAGATTCATTGATGGAGATTTCAAAAAAATGTCCGGTTCATCGAACACTTCTAAGTGACATCAGTATTGAAAGCACTTTAGCCGAACAGTAG
- a CDS encoding class I SAM-dependent methyltransferase, producing the protein MNYTFETVNCNLCNSNEYEEVSNKGKFGLPIHVVLCKNCGLGYLNPRWDRGSYLHFYQHEYDKYYRPKGSANANIAIDELNLIAERLTRLNLLPTEAEKILDIGSGEGENLMHFDTLFPNSNLYAIEPSIESKKSLEAYGVTVIGDDVDTDWHLGYESAFDFIILRHVLEHFLDPLEVLKKVRAVLRDSGIIYLAVPNNLKPTQNLEKSWFRNVHTYYFNKFTLTKLFEKAGFKILGLVDEDDLCKGEMFIIAQRGELKMPTFKNEHFELQKDVFESKLSNEKTMGYKLNAVQRKIKRFLSKI; encoded by the coding sequence GTGAACTATACGTTTGAAACTGTAAATTGTAATCTATGTAACTCAAACGAGTATGAAGAGGTCTCGAATAAAGGAAAATTTGGCCTTCCTATACATGTTGTATTATGTAAGAATTGTGGGCTTGGTTATCTAAATCCGCGATGGGATAGAGGTTCGTATCTTCATTTTTATCAGCACGAGTACGATAAATATTACCGTCCCAAAGGTTCAGCTAATGCCAATATCGCAATTGATGAATTAAATCTGATTGCAGAACGACTTACACGATTGAACCTTTTGCCAACTGAAGCTGAAAAAATCTTAGATATAGGCAGTGGAGAGGGAGAGAATCTCATGCATTTCGATACTCTATTTCCTAATAGTAACCTATATGCTATTGAGCCCTCGATAGAATCAAAAAAAAGCCTAGAAGCTTATGGGGTTACTGTAATTGGGGATGATGTAGATACAGATTGGCATCTTGGTTATGAAAGTGCTTTTGATTTTATAATACTAAGGCATGTGTTAGAACATTTCTTAGATCCTCTTGAAGTGCTTAAAAAAGTGAGAGCAGTGCTAAGAGATTCGGGTATAATTTATCTAGCTGTACCCAATAATTTGAAACCAACCCAAAACTTGGAAAAGTCTTGGTTTCGAAATGTTCATACTTATTACTTCAACAAATTTACACTGACAAAATTATTTGAAAAAGCAGGCTTCAAAATTCTTGGGTTAGTAGATGAAGATGATCTATGCAAAGGTGAAATGTTTATCATAGCTCAAAGAGGGGAATTAAAAATGCCAACTTTTAAAAATGAACATTTTGAGTTACAAAAAGATGTTTTTGAGTCGAAATTAAGCAATGAGAAAACAATGGGCTATAAGCTTAATGCTGTCCAACGAAAGATTAAGCGCTTTTTATCGAAGATATAA
- a CDS encoding DUF6691 family protein, which produces MRFLLTGSVFGFILVKSEVVSWFRIQEMFYFDSIHMYGVIGLAVLTGMLATFMIKKLQLKDVYGEPIVIKDKDNSITKRYVIGGTIFGLGWALTGACPGPMYALVGSGYLIFFVPLLSAILGAAVYGMLQHKLPH; this is translated from the coding sequence ATGAGATTTTTATTAACAGGTAGCGTATTTGGTTTTATTCTTGTGAAGTCGGAAGTAGTGTCTTGGTTTAGAATTCAAGAGATGTTTTACTTCGATTCAATTCATATGTATGGGGTAATCGGTTTAGCTGTGCTTACTGGTATGCTCGCAACATTTATGATTAAAAAGCTTCAATTGAAAGATGTTTATGGTGAGCCCATCGTCATAAAAGACAAAGATAATTCTATAACTAAGCGTTATGTCATTGGAGGCACCATTTTTGGTTTAGGATGGGCGCTAACAGGAGCTTGCCCTGGGCCAATGTATGCTCTAGTAGGAAGTGGATATTTGATATTTTTTGTGCCTTTACTAAGTGCTATTTTAGGCGCTGCTGTATATGGCATGTTACAACATAAACTGCCGCATTAA
- a CDS encoding UDP-2,3-diacylglucosamine diphosphatase: MKRKLDTVVISDVHLGTVGCHAVELVQYLNSIDPKRVILNGDFVDMWNFRKYYWPEAHMHVIRTLINMMTNGVDIYYLTGNHDETLRKVSSLQLGPLFIRDKLVLEMNGESVWFFHGDIFDVTMKYSKWIAKLGGHGYELLILLNRWINNLSVKLGYGKLSLSKKIKDSVKTAVSFIDDFEITAMDLAIDEGYDYVVCGHIHQPKIRGYENEKGSVIYMNSGDWVENLTALEYDGQEWSLYKYEEDVVMENPPKINALFHPQLTDHKMIIG; this comes from the coding sequence ATGAAGCGAAAACTTGATACCGTTGTAATCTCAGATGTGCACTTAGGAACAGTGGGTTGCCATGCGGTGGAATTAGTGCAATATCTCAACTCCATCGATCCCAAGCGTGTGATTTTAAATGGTGATTTCGTGGATATGTGGAATTTCCGCAAATACTACTGGCCAGAAGCTCATATGCACGTGATTCGCACCCTAATCAATATGATGACGAATGGGGTGGATATCTATTACCTCACGGGCAATCACGATGAGACACTTCGAAAAGTATCTAGTTTACAATTGGGCCCACTTTTTATTCGCGACAAATTAGTACTTGAGATGAATGGGGAATCGGTTTGGTTTTTCCACGGTGATATTTTCGATGTAACAATGAAGTATAGTAAATGGATAGCCAAACTTGGTGGGCATGGCTATGAGTTACTTATTCTACTAAATAGATGGATTAATAATCTATCTGTAAAACTCGGGTACGGCAAACTATCCCTGTCAAAAAAGATTAAAGACAGTGTTAAAACCGCAGTAAGCTTTATTGATGATTTTGAAATTACTGCAATGGACCTCGCCATAGATGAGGGCTACGACTATGTAGTGTGTGGGCATATTCACCAACCTAAAATCAGAGGCTATGAAAATGAAAAGGGTTCTGTGATTTATATGAACTCAGGCGATTGGGTAGAAAACCTTACTGCACTCGAATATGATGGACAGGAGTGGAGTTTGTATAAATATGAAGAAGATGTGGTAATGGAAAATCCACCCAAAATAAACGCTCTTTTCCACCCTCAGTTAACCGACCATAAAATGATAATAGGATAA
- a CDS encoding GntR family transcriptional regulator — protein MAPKAQYERVHEQLKKEIVEQAFKPGDKLPSEKRLCDYFKVSRVTVRHALQQLEHEGLIYRKQGVGAFVAEKRMHQSIVQLTDFSEDMKRAGYKSSSRLIDLKKVKADKFINSVLELKPDAPLIKVDRVRLANNRPIAFDETWLPASYGQLLFDEDLTNQTIYQVFEDKYDIPIIGGRYKITATCASEYISSQLEVPEGEAVLEIDRCSRTTGNKKIYFQKRYNNPAFISYELELLRNENSDELTKHELELREFVPKFYAE, from the coding sequence ATGGCCCCAAAAGCACAATACGAGCGCGTACATGAACAGCTAAAAAAAGAGATCGTTGAACAGGCATTTAAGCCCGGAGACAAGCTTCCTTCTGAAAAGCGACTATGCGATTATTTTAAGGTAAGCCGTGTAACAGTACGCCATGCACTTCAACAACTTGAACACGAAGGTTTGATTTACAGAAAGCAAGGGGTGGGCGCTTTTGTAGCAGAAAAACGAATGCATCAATCTATTGTTCAACTTACCGACTTCTCTGAGGACATGAAGCGAGCGGGCTATAAAAGTTCATCCCGATTAATTGATCTAAAAAAAGTAAAAGCTGACAAGTTTATAAACTCTGTACTCGAACTTAAACCCGATGCTCCGCTTATTAAAGTTGATCGTGTACGATTAGCGAATAATAGGCCCATAGCCTTTGATGAAACTTGGTTACCTGCTAGTTATGGTCAATTATTATTCGACGAAGACCTTACCAATCAAACGATCTACCAAGTATTTGAAGATAAATATGACATTCCCATTATTGGTGGGCGGTATAAGATCACAGCAACTTGTGCCAGTGAGTATATAAGTTCTCAATTAGAGGTGCCTGAAGGAGAAGCAGTTTTGGAAATAGATCGATGTTCGAGAACCACTGGAAATAAAAAAATATATTTCCAAAAAAGGTACAACAACCCCGCTTTCATCTCGTACGAATTGGAGTTGCTCCGGAATGAAAACTCCGACGAACTAACAAAGCATGAATTAGAGCTCAGAGAATTTGTCCCAAAATTTTATGCAGAATAG